Proteins encoded by one window of Paroedura picta isolate Pp20150507F chromosome 9, Ppicta_v3.0, whole genome shotgun sequence:
- the LOC143844809 gene encoding uncharacterized protein LOC143844809, which yields MLIVEQARKRGPAAAEQASQAAKLVPVEAWAATAAEQAGQAVELVPEDAKRSAAAEQANQTMELVHVEARADASAEKAGQVTELVPAEAGRAVVPQEPQRSLAATSHV from the coding sequence AGCAAGCCAGAAAACGGGGACCTGCAGCGGCAGAACAAGCTAGCCAAGCTGCAAAGCTGGTTCCTGTGGAGGCCTGGGCTGCCACTGCAGCAGAGCAGGCTGGCCAAGCTGTGGAGCTGGTGCCCGAGGATGCCAAGAGATCTGCAGCAGCGGAGCAGGCCAACCAAACCATGGAGCTGGTGCATGTGGAGGCTAGAGCAGATGCATCAGCAGAGAAGGCTGGCCAAGTCACAGAGCTGGTCCCtgcagaggctgggagagctgtggTGCCACAGGAGCCCCAAAGGAGCCTTGCAGCGACTAGCCATGTGTAG